GCGGTTGGCGGAGAGGCGGATGAGCTCGAGGTTCGCGGCCCCGGTCAGGTCCGGCAGGGCGGTGAGGCGGTTGCCGGCAAGCATCAGCTTCTGCAGGGACGGGCGTTCCGCCAACGCCCCGGGCATCGTCGCGATGGCGTTGCCGGTGAGGGTGAGCCAGCGCAGGGCGGGGGACAGGGATTCGGCGGGCACCTCCTCTATCCCGCAGCCGCGCGCGCCGAGCTGGGACAGCGCAGGAAGGCCGCCGAGGGCGGGCGGCAGGCGCCGAAGGGGGTTGCCTGAGAGGAAGAGGACCTTCAGGCGGCGCAGGCGGGCGATGCCGGCCGGCAGGTCCGGCAGGGCGTTGCCGCCGAGGTCGAGGATCTCCAGCGTATCAGCGAGGCCGAGGATTTCCGGCGGGAACTCCCGCAGGCCGAGGCCGGTGAGGCGGAGCTCGCGGGCACCGGCAAGGCTGCCGCGGCGAAGGGCGTCCAGGGTGGCATGGGACATGGTCGGGCCGGGGGTCCTTCGGGCGCGGGCCGGTCGGCGGGAATCCACCGTGCCGCGCGCGGCAAGGGTGCATGTCGTGGAACAGGCCCGTGGCGACAATCAGGGGGGGGGGAGGCGGGTGACGGAGTGGGCGGCGGCGCTGGCGCGCCGCTCTCCGTGATGCATGCCGCTGGCCCGCGGCATGGGCGCCCAGCCGTTCGGTTCAGTGCGGAAATGAGCGACGGGCGCCGTTTATCCATGGAAGACTGAACAGTTCAGTAGCAAATGCGCATGCACTGCCCTCACCGGGCCTCCTTCGGGGATCTGTCGTTGTCCTGCACCCTTGCCCTGCCGCCTGATGTCTCGCCGAAGCGGGCCTCCATCCTGATGGCGGGCGCGCAGCTCTTCATGGCGAGCGGCTACGCCAACGTGTCGATGGATGCGGTGGCGAAGGAGGCCGGGGTCTCCAAGGCGACGCTCTACGCTTATTTCAGCGGGAAGGAGGCGCTGTTCGCGGCCATCGTGGAGGGGCGTTGCAGCGCCATCGCGGCGGAGTCGGAGGAGCTGGCCTCCCACGCCGCCTCCACCGACGCGGCGCTGCGGGAGCTGGGCCGGGTCTGGATCCGCTTCCTGATGAGCCCGCAGAGCTTGGCGATCCACCGGACCGTGATCGCGGAGTGCGCGCGCTTCCCCGACCTGGCGCGCGCCTTCTACGCCTCCGGGCCAGCCCGCGGGCGGGGCTGGCTGGCGCGGCGGCTGGAGGATGCGCAGCGGTGGGGGAAGCTGCGGGAGGATGCCGACCCCCAGGTGGCGGCCGACCACCTGATGGGGCTGATCCGCGGCGACCTCTACATGCAGGCCATGCTGGGTGGGCCGGTGCCGGACGAGGCGGCGATGGACGCCGTGGTGGACGCCGCCGTGGCGGTGTTCCTGCGGGCTTACGGGGTGCCTCCGCCGGGCTGAGCGGCGCCGGAAAGGGGCCTGCGGTTTCATCAATTCGCCCGGAAATCGGCGGCCGGGCTATGTAGGTTCCGGGAGGTTTACGGCCACCCCCGCCGGTCACGAAAAAATCCCCGGCCGAGGGGGAAGATCGCTCTTGCACCCTCCGGGCAGGGGGACTATCTGCCGCCCAGACGCAGTACGCACGTGCCTCTGGCCTGAAGGTTACGCAACGACGTCAAGCGTTCTGGCAACCCCCGCCGGCCTGCCGACGGGCTCTCTCTCTGGTCGCTGGTTCGTTCGACCGTTCGTCAACCCGAGCAGGCCCGGCCCGCGACGCGCGGCCGCCTGCCGCCTTCGTTTGGAGGGTGGTGCGATGACTCCGAAGATCTCGCAATTCCTGGCCGATGTTCAGCCGGCGACGCCGTGCCTTGTCCTCGACGTGGACCGGGTGGAGCAGAACTACCGGCGCCTGCAATCCGCCCTGCCCCTCGCCCGCATCTACTACGCCGTGAAGGCCAACCCGGCGCCCCAGATCCTGGAGCGGCTGGCCGGGCTCGGCTCCTGCTTCGATGCGGCCTCCTGGGAGGAGGTGTCGGCGGTGCTGAAGGCCGGCGCTGCGGCGGATGCCGTCTCCTTCGGCAACACGGTGAAGAAGGAGAGCGCGATCCGCGCCGCCTACGCCCAGGGCGTGCGGATGTTCGCCTTCGACTCCGAGGGCGAGCTGGAGAAGCTGGCGCGCTCCGCGCCGGGCTCCCGCGTGTACTGCCGCATCCTCGTCGGCAACGACGGCGCGGAGTGGCCGCTCTCCCGCAAGTTCGGCTGCGAGGTGGAGATGGCGCGCGAGCTGATGGTGAAGGCGGGCGAGATGGGGCTGGACCCCTTCGGCCTCTCCTTCCACGTCGGCAGCCAGCAGACCAACACCGCGGCCTATGAGGCGGCGATCGCCAAGGTCGCCATGCTCTTCACCGACCTGAAGGAAGCCGGGGTGAAGGTGCGGATGGTGAACCTGGGCGGCGGCTACCCCGTGCGCTACCGCGCCGAGGTGCCGGAGATCGACGCCTTCGGCGACGCCATTATGGGCGCCATGGCCGAGCACTTCGGCAACGCCATTCCCGACATCGTGGTGGAGCCCGGGCGCTTCATCGCGGGCGACGCG
This genomic window from Pararoseomonas sp. SCSIO 73927 contains:
- a CDS encoding TetR/AcrR family transcriptional regulator; the encoded protein is MSCTLALPPDVSPKRASILMAGAQLFMASGYANVSMDAVAKEAGVSKATLYAYFSGKEALFAAIVEGRCSAIAAESEELASHAASTDAALRELGRVWIRFLMSPQSLAIHRTVIAECARFPDLARAFYASGPARGRGWLARRLEDAQRWGKLREDADPQVAADHLMGLIRGDLYMQAMLGGPVPDEAAMDAVVDAAVAVFLRAYGVPPPG
- a CDS encoding type III PLP-dependent enzyme; its protein translation is MTPKISQFLADVQPATPCLVLDVDRVEQNYRRLQSALPLARIYYAVKANPAPQILERLAGLGSCFDAASWEEVSAVLKAGAAADAVSFGNTVKKESAIRAAYAQGVRMFAFDSEGELEKLARSAPGSRVYCRILVGNDGAEWPLSRKFGCEVEMARELMVKAGEMGLDPFGLSFHVGSQQTNTAAYEAAIAKVAMLFTDLKEAGVKVRMVNLGGGYPVRYRAEVPEIDAFGDAIMGAMAEHFGNAIPDIVVEPGRFIAGDAAVVSAEVVLVSRKAKDDPVRWVYLDIGRFGGLAETEGEAIKYAFRTPHDGTAEGPVTIAGPTCDSTDTLYEKSNYRLPEKLQSGDRIEILATGAYVTTYASQAFNGFAPLAEHYI